A stretch of Campylobacter volucris DNA encodes these proteins:
- a CDS encoding alpha-2-macroglobulin domain-containing protein, whose translation MKEILKFLFVILIASLFFSCAKNEDKNSIVRAYGFDEQTQSIFIEFNTNISNQNLGIIKEREITLNGEKIKAKSKFDSFSRLYIFAPLKANQNYDIFIDLNDIAINEKLNFKIKTPFEKLAVQGFFQNQTSKESVLILNLESYYAINEQDLLKAIKISTQAQNINIDKIVVQDNIASVYSKNLSIKNTNTNIKVVFDKDVLGLQKNLEFDYVLLAKNDFIFQNANIVNKDIELFFSQNILQNQNLAELISINPSVEFKALAISNKIKLIGNFNPNTTYNINISSSLKSDENINIKNTYQTQVSFKDYEPAISFSSQGVFLSSKADKKIGFKSLNVKKVHLEVWQIFSNNLSEYLRYKNLQGSKKLSDYDSDIFSETDYTSQMVLKKSFDIENVKNEWVEHEIALDGLKDLSGVFIVKLYFEEKDVDFTFDKDIESWKKYRFFNQKARISKNLIFSDIALIVQKLDQKLFIDIRDFTTQKSLKDVKVEVVSNKNQILASKLSDENGLVVFDDIKSDALFVLASKDNQASIVRLSSPLLYDGFDVGGLELNSKNKVFIYTERGVYRPGDDIHLSIVGRNDKGVINHPVFLSFFDPRNKKLLDKIKLEPLSNGTFYKKINLNPQAQSGIYLARVEFANLVFDKEILVQNIVANRIKVAMQAPKMLKENEQLDFNISSKYLFGSPASKLKFQTDLFVNKKEYQNSKYSEYIFSNPSVLIYQYQDKLEGNLDENGQTKQHFVFQDFFKNIPYNLEATLSTRVFETGARSVEAVTQTPIILHENFVGIKKLKNRYLNSGSIVNFDVVVSDLKENLIANRKIKYTIYANDYSWWWDYDNYDDFLKSLKRDKNTKIIYQGEIISQDQPVKIEFDPKDYHGEMFIELEDVQDKTSTGEYFYISSFGAPSDSDIVSSLKIKSDKKEYKPNDIATIEFESVKGAKAIVTFNDNTKILKRFVLETKENTTKVEFPISKEYAPNIYASVILLQDYNDYTNDRALRLFGVVPLKVVDEHSKIELDIKAPSKVMPKQDFQIEIQSKDKQSYTYTVAIVDEGLLDINAFKTPDIWEYFYQKIRFNMSIYDTYDKIITKNTSNVSKVLTTGGDSFLESRANKSKSDEKARRFKPIVLFQEPVKSDENGYAKLNFKMPSYLGSVRVMVVANNQNSFGSAFKNIQVSAPVIMLETLPRALRMGDEFRLLVQVFKIDEDVKNAKLSLKAKNSLISFNSNEILIDFDNEKVKDVYIDAKVDSDNLGTEELEFSLNAKDYTYTQNTQIDIKALNTISYEGKSLKIPANSTMEFNIDKEYINPSAFLSISSKPILNINHRLKYLQNYPYGCIEQSTSAVLPQLFLDKLNLDINKQKIIDNTNALINKYINFQTSNGGFAYWQGLKESDDWGSNYAGMFLILAKEKGYYVSDAMFNAWLDYEKAYILKDDVNKDIKINSLYLLALTKEPNLSVMNSIYENKQYLKNLSNVSLWQLGSAYKLAGFDEIALNLVKNLSIKPDSDDYTSTYGSFLRDEAIIANAYKIIYGKNNEELLENIKRNLESNAWLSTQSAGYALYALSNSFNEKNSKTLNATINIDEKTQNLNETSFEQFEFNKGKVVIKAKEDTFVHFGIEGIKKEVALPFAQGLFITRTFYDENGNEIDESSIKSSQIFYMKLTISLDKTSQEIHNVALTQILPSGWEIVHDFLSSEKPEFINDSNYDFVDIRDDKIMYFFSLYPEKEKNFFVKLNAITPGIYTLSGAYVEVMYDNAYRALSQSKRVKVTW comes from the coding sequence ATGAAAGAAATTTTAAAATTTTTATTTGTAATTTTAATAGCAAGTTTATTTTTTTCATGTGCTAAAAATGAAGATAAAAATTCTATTGTTAGAGCTTATGGATTTGATGAGCAAACTCAAAGCATTTTTATAGAATTTAACACTAATATTTCTAATCAAAACTTAGGCATCATCAAAGAACGAGAAATAACACTTAATGGCGAAAAAATAAAGGCTAAGTCTAAATTTGATAGTTTTTCAAGATTGTATATTTTTGCTCCTTTAAAGGCTAATCAAAACTATGATATTTTTATAGATTTAAATGATATAGCAATCAATGAAAAATTAAATTTTAAAATAAAAACTCCTTTTGAAAAATTAGCTGTGCAGGGTTTTTTTCAAAATCAAACTTCTAAAGAAAGTGTGCTAATTTTAAATCTTGAAAGCTATTATGCTATAAATGAACAAGATTTATTAAAAGCAATTAAAATAAGCACTCAAGCTCAAAACATAAATATAGATAAAATTGTAGTTCAAGATAACATAGCTAGTGTTTATTCTAAAAATTTAAGTATTAAAAATACTAATACAAACATCAAAGTTGTTTTTGATAAAGATGTTTTAGGTTTGCAAAAGAATTTAGAATTTGATTATGTATTACTTGCAAAAAATGATTTTATTTTCCAAAATGCTAATATAGTTAATAAAGATATAGAATTGTTTTTTTCGCAAAATATCTTGCAAAATCAAAATTTAGCAGAGCTAATTTCTATTAATCCTAGTGTAGAATTTAAAGCACTAGCTATCTCAAACAAAATCAAACTTATAGGCAATTTTAATCCTAATACAACTTATAATATAAATATTTCTTCAAGTCTTAAGAGTGATGAAAATATAAATATTAAAAATACTTATCAAACACAAGTAAGTTTTAAAGATTATGAGCCTGCTATTAGTTTTTCAAGTCAAGGTGTATTTTTATCAAGCAAAGCAGATAAAAAAATAGGTTTTAAAAGTTTAAATGTTAAAAAAGTTCATTTAGAAGTTTGGCAAATTTTTTCAAATAACTTAAGTGAATATTTGCGTTATAAAAATCTCCAAGGTTCTAAGAAATTAAGCGATTATGATAGTGATATTTTTTCAGAAACTGATTATACAAGCCAAATGGTTCTTAAAAAATCTTTTGATATTGAAAATGTAAAAAATGAATGGGTTGAGCATGAAATTGCTTTAGATGGTTTAAAAGATTTAAGCGGTGTTTTTATAGTAAAACTTTATTTTGAAGAAAAGGATGTAGATTTTACTTTTGATAAAGATATAGAAAGTTGGAAAAAATATAGATTTTTTAATCAAAAAGCAAGAATTAGTAAAAATCTTATCTTTTCAGATATAGCTTTGATTGTCCAAAAATTAGATCAAAAACTTTTTATTGATATAAGAGATTTTACTACTCAAAAGTCATTAAAAGATGTTAAAGTTGAGGTAGTTAGTAATAAAAATCAAATTTTAGCGTCTAAATTGAGTGATGAAAATGGTTTGGTGGTTTTTGATGATATAAAAAGTGATGCACTTTTTGTTTTAGCTTCTAAAGATAATCAAGCTTCTATAGTGCGTTTATCTTCACCTTTGCTTTATGATGGTTTTGATGTAGGAGGATTAGAATTAAATTCTAAAAACAAAGTGTTTATTTATACAGAAAGAGGAGTGTATAGGCCAGGTGATGATATACATTTGAGCATAGTTGGGCGTAATGATAAAGGAGTTATTAATCATCCTGTATTTTTAAGTTTTTTTGATCCAAGAAATAAAAAACTTTTAGATAAAATCAAACTTGAGCCTTTAAGCAATGGAACTTTTTATAAGAAAATAAATTTAAATCCGCAAGCTCAAAGCGGGATATATTTAGCTAGGGTTGAATTTGCAAATTTAGTTTTTGATAAAGAAATTTTAGTCCAAAATATAGTTGCAAATCGCATTAAAGTAGCTATGCAAGCACCAAAAATGCTAAAAGAAAATGAACAACTTGATTTTAATATAAGTTCAAAATATCTTTTTGGCTCACCAGCTAGTAAATTAAAATTTCAAACAGATTTATTTGTAAATAAAAAAGAATATCAAAATTCCAAATACTCAGAGTATATTTTTTCAAATCCTAGTGTTTTAATTTATCAATACCAAGATAAATTAGAAGGAAATTTGGATGAAAATGGTCAAACTAAACAGCATTTTGTATTTCAAGATTTTTTTAAAAACATTCCTTATAATTTAGAAGCTACATTAAGTACTAGGGTTTTTGAAACAGGTGCAAGATCAGTAGAAGCTGTGACGCAAACTCCAATTATTTTGCATGAAAATTTTGTAGGTATTAAAAAACTTAAAAATCGTTATTTAAATTCAGGGTCTATAGTAAATTTTGATGTGGTTGTAAGTGATTTAAAAGAGAATTTAATCGCCAATAGAAAAATCAAATATACTATTTATGCTAATGATTATTCTTGGTGGTGGGATTATGATAATTACGATGATTTTTTAAAATCTTTAAAAAGAGATAAAAACACTAAAATCATTTATCAGGGTGAAATTATAAGCCAAGATCAACCAGTAAAAATTGAATTTGATCCAAAAGATTATCATGGAGAAATGTTTATAGAACTTGAAGATGTCCAAGATAAAACTAGCACAGGAGAGTATTTTTATATTAGTAGTTTTGGTGCACCAAGTGATAGTGATATTGTAAGTTCTTTAAAGATTAAAAGCGATAAAAAAGAATACAAACCAAATGATATTGCAACGATAGAATTTGAAAGTGTTAAAGGTGCAAAAGCTATTGTTACTTTTAATGACAATACAAAAATTTTAAAGCGTTTTGTGCTTGAGACAAAAGAAAATACTACCAAGGTTGAATTTCCTATAAGCAAAGAATATGCACCAAATATCTATGCAAGTGTAATATTGTTGCAAGATTATAATGATTATACCAATGATAGAGCTTTGAGACTTTTTGGTGTGGTACCTTTAAAAGTAGTTGATGAACATAGTAAAATCGAGCTTGATATAAAAGCTCCTAGTAAAGTTATGCCCAAACAAGATTTTCAAATAGAAATTCAAAGCAAAGATAAGCAAAGCTATACTTATACTGTGGCTATTGTAGATGAGGGGTTATTAGATATTAATGCTTTTAAAACTCCAGATATTTGGGAATATTTTTATCAAAAAATTCGCTTTAATATGAGCATATATGATACTTACGATAAGATTATCACAAAAAATACTTCTAATGTATCTAAAGTTTTAACCACAGGTGGAGATAGCTTTTTAGAAAGTAGAGCAAATAAAAGCAAAAGCGATGAAAAAGCTAGACGCTTTAAGCCCATAGTTTTGTTTCAAGAGCCTGTTAAAAGCGATGAAAATGGCTATGCAAAACTTAATTTTAAAATGCCTTCTTATTTGGGCTCTGTAAGGGTAATGGTAGTAGCAAATAATCAAAATAGTTTTGGTAGTGCTTTTAAAAATATACAAGTTAGTGCGCCAGTTATAATGCTTGAAACTTTGCCAAGAGCATTAAGAATGGGTGATGAATTTAGGCTTTTGGTGCAAGTATTTAAAATAGATGAGGATGTAAAAAATGCAAAATTATCCTTAAAGGCTAAAAATTCACTTATAAGCTTTAATAGCAATGAAATTTTGATTGATTTTGATAATGAAAAAGTTAAAGATGTTTATATTGATGCTAAGGTAGATTCTGATAATTTAGGCACAGAAGAATTAGAATTTAGTTTAAATGCAAAAGATTATACTTATACGCAAAATACCCAAATTGATATAAAAGCATTAAACACTATAAGCTATGAAGGAAAATCTTTAAAAATTCCTGCTAATAGCACCATGGAATTTAACATCGATAAAGAATACATCAATCCAAGTGCATTTTTAAGCATTAGCTCTAAGCCTATTTTAAATATCAATCATAGATTAAAATATTTGCAAAATTATCCTTATGGATGTATAGAGCAAAGCACTTCAGCGGTTTTACCACAATTGTTTTTAGACAAATTAAATTTAGATATTAATAAGCAAAAAATTATTGATAATACTAATGCTTTGATTAATAAATATATAAATTTTCAAACTTCTAATGGAGGTTTTGCATATTGGCAAGGATTAAAAGAGTCTGATGATTGGGGTAGTAATTATGCTGGTATGTTTTTGATATTAGCCAAAGAAAAGGGTTATTATGTAAGTGATGCTATGTTTAATGCTTGGCTTGATTATGAAAAAGCCTATATTTTAAAAGATGATGTAAATAAAGACATAAAAATTAATTCTTTATATCTTTTAGCTTTAACTAAAGAGCCAAATTTAAGCGTTATGAATAGTATTTATGAAAACAAACAATATTTAAAAAATTTAAGCAATGTCAGTCTTTGGCAGCTTGGTAGTGCGTATAAACTTGCTGGTTTTGATGAGATAGCTTTAAATTTGGTAAAAAATTTAAGCATAAAGCCTGATAGTGATGATTATACTAGCACATATGGATCGTTTTTAAGAGATGAAGCTATTATAGCTAATGCATATAAAATCATCTATGGTAAAAACAATGAGGAGTTATTGGAAAATATTAAAAGGAATTTAGAAAGTAATGCTTGGCTTAGCACTCAAAGTGCAGGATATGCTTTATATGCTTTATCAAATAGTTTTAATGAAAAAAATTCTAAAACACTCAATGCTACTATAAATATTGATGAAAAAACTCAAAATTTAAATGAAACTTCTTTTGAGCAGTTTGAATTTAACAAAGGCAAGGTCGTAATAAAAGCTAAAGAAGATACTTTTGTGCATTTTGGTATAGAAGGCATTAAAAAAGAAGTAGCTTTGCCTTTTGCGCAAGGGTTATTTATCACAAGAACTTTTTATGATGAAAATGGCAATGAAATCGATGAAAGTTCAATCAAAAGTTCGCAAATTTTTTATATGAAATTAACCATATCTTTAGATAAAACTAGCCAAGAAATTCACAATGTTGCTTTAACTCAAATTTTACCAAGCGGGTGGGAAATAGTGCATGATTTTTTAAGTAGTGAAAAACCTGAATTTATAAATGATTCAAATTATGATTTTGTAGATATTAGAGATGATAAGATAATGTATTTTTTCTCGCTTTATCCTGAGAAAGAAAAGAATTTTTTTGTAAAATTAAACGCAATTACCCCAGGTATTTATACACTAAGTGGAGCTTATGTTGAAGTAATGTATGATAATGCTTATAGAGCTTTAAGCCAAAGTAAGAGAGTTAAAGTGACTTGGTAA
- a CDS encoding mechanosensitive ion channel family protein produces MKRIFVAILFIFFMNTLHAQEKNVFKDKNSIFALVQNYIELNLILESFKNGDSNISEFKDNIQEIEKQKQNILTKIPLRMVSQKIDDKEVSKFLSIKQKLEQEVKTAEAKKRYYEYVDKKIKLLTLISGEHFYRSIFELEAMFIQGAQSDKIKIVIDKSIDSLKEDVSFDFSLDKEKVIDIEQLKALEIAENHLRNTVKSYNEILVYLRNNANLLETNFLFSELGLQNAINYINEQTSIESVNLGKIVISIAVIVFFYSLKFYLAKILYFFLIRLFGKNSDNIDIKTHFLEKLQGPIGWFLFVYALGICFTIVYYPVPVDIRISNILYIVYAILIAWLAINIFDSYGMVVVAKLAEKSGKREVVNLIIKILYFIIIVIAALFILAHLGFNISALIASLGIGGLAVALATKDIIANFFASVLLLFDDSFNQGDWVEISGIEGTIVEIGLRKTTIRTFDNSLVFLPNSTIMGTNIKNWSKRKIGRHVKMFIGVTYDARPEQLEKCVEDIKELLASSPLIAQVDDSALKKGGSRAKYRQNLVSVNDLEGYKNASYVSVYGFGASSIDIEVYFYTKAVDARGFREARQAILLELMKIVEKNNLSFAFPSQSLYIEKINKE; encoded by the coding sequence ATGAAAAGAATTTTTGTTGCTATTTTGTTTATCTTTTTTATGAACACTTTGCATGCGCAAGAAAAAAATGTTTTTAAAGATAAAAATAGTATTTTTGCTTTAGTTCAAAATTATATAGAATTAAATTTGATTTTAGAAAGTTTTAAAAATGGTGATTCTAATATCAGTGAATTTAAAGATAATATCCAAGAGATAGAAAAACAAAAACAAAATATCCTTACTAAAATTCCATTAAGAATGGTTTCTCAAAAGATTGATGATAAAGAAGTAAGTAAATTTTTAAGTATAAAGCAAAAACTTGAGCAAGAGGTCAAAACTGCAGAAGCTAAAAAAAGATATTATGAATATGTAGATAAAAAAATTAAATTACTAACTTTGATTTCAGGGGAGCATTTTTATCGCTCTATTTTTGAGCTTGAAGCGATGTTTATACAAGGAGCACAAAGCGATAAGATAAAGATTGTTATTGATAAAAGTATTGATTCTTTAAAAGAAGATGTTTCTTTTGATTTTTCTTTAGACAAGGAAAAAGTTATTGATATAGAGCAACTTAAAGCTTTAGAAATAGCCGAGAATCATTTAAGAAATACTGTTAAATCTTATAATGAAATATTGGTATATTTAAGAAATAATGCAAATTTACTAGAAACGAATTTTTTATTTAGTGAGTTAGGATTACAAAATGCTATTAATTATATTAATGAGCAAACATCTATAGAAAGTGTAAATCTTGGAAAAATTGTTATTTCCATTGCCGTGATAGTATTTTTTTATTCTTTAAAATTTTATCTTGCAAAAATTTTATATTTTTTCTTGATTAGGTTATTTGGCAAAAATTCAGACAATATTGACATAAAAACCCATTTTTTAGAAAAATTACAAGGGCCTATTGGGTGGTTTTTGTTTGTATATGCTTTGGGGATTTGTTTTACGATTGTTTATTATCCAGTTCCAGTAGATATTAGAATTAGTAATATTTTATATATTGTTTATGCGATTTTAATAGCATGGCTTGCAATCAATATCTTTGATAGTTATGGTATGGTTGTAGTTGCAAAATTAGCAGAAAAAAGTGGTAAAAGAGAAGTTGTAAATTTAATCATTAAAATTTTATATTTTATCATTATAGTTATAGCAGCATTGTTTATTTTAGCTCATTTAGGGTTTAATATATCTGCATTAATTGCTTCTTTGGGTATAGGTGGTTTGGCAGTTGCTTTGGCTACTAAAGACATCATTGCAAATTTCTTTGCTTCAGTTTTATTGCTTTTTGATGATAGTTTTAATCAAGGTGATTGGGTTGAAATTTCAGGTATAGAAGGAACCATAGTAGAAATAGGTCTTAGAAAGACTACGATTAGAACTTTTGATAATTCTTTGGTATTTTTGCCAAATTCTACCATTATGGGAACTAATATTAAAAACTGGAGTAAAAGAAAAATTGGTAGACATGTTAAAATGTTTATAGGTGTTACTTATGATGCAAGACCAGAGCAATTAGAAAAATGCGTTGAAGATATAAAAGAATTATTAGCTAGTAGTCCTTTGATAGCTCAAGTAGATGATAGTGCTTTGAAAAAAGGCGGAAGTCGTGCTAAATATAGACAAAATTTAGTTTCAGTTAATGATTTAGAAGGTTATAAAAATGCTTCGTATGTAAGCGTATATGGTTTTGGTGCAAGTTCTATAGATATAGAAGTATATTTTTACACTAAAGCTGTAGATGCTAGAGGTTTTAGAGAAGCAAGACAAGCTATTTTATTAGAATTAATGAAAATTGTAGAAAAAAATAATCTTAGTTTTGCCTTTCCATCGCAAAGTTTGTATATAGAAAAAATCAACAAAGAATAA
- a CDS encoding carbonic anhydrase beta: protein MKDLINGALKFMQEDFKEHAQLFESLKNKQNPHTLFIGCADSRVIPNLITNTGPGELFVIRNIGNIIPPYRVGDDFLATTSAIEYAFNSLHIKNIIVCGHSNCGGCAALYASEEELKKMPNVKKWLTLLEPIKEEVSKIAKKDQAMRAWMTEKMNLVNSLQNLLTYPGIEEALNKNEIELHAWYYIIETGEIYEYSFKSENFTLIQERTGK, encoded by the coding sequence TTGAAAGATTTGATTAATGGTGCTTTAAAATTTATGCAAGAAGATTTTAAAGAACATGCTCAGTTGTTTGAAAGTTTGAAAAATAAGCAAAATCCTCATACTCTTTTTATCGGTTGTGCTGATTCTAGGGTTATACCAAATTTAATTACAAATACAGGCCCAGGAGAGCTTTTTGTGATTAGAAATATCGGAAATATAATCCCTCCTTATAGAGTAGGAGATGATTTTTTAGCGACAACTTCTGCTATAGAATATGCTTTTAATTCTTTGCACATTAAAAATATTATAGTTTGCGGTCATAGTAATTGTGGAGGATGTGCAGCTTTATATGCTAGCGAAGAAGAATTAAAAAAAATGCCAAATGTAAAAAAATGGCTTACTTTGCTTGAGCCCATAAAAGAAGAAGTTAGCAAGATAGCTAAAAAAGATCAGGCTATGAGAGCTTGGATGACTGAAAAAATGAATTTAGTAAATTCTTTACAAAATTTGCTTACTTATCCTGGTATAGAAGAAGCTTTAAATAAAAATGAGATTGAACTTCATGCTTGGTATTATATCATTGAAACAGGTGAAATTTATGAATATAGTTTTAAATCAGAAAATTTTACACTAATACAAGAAAGGACTGGAAAATGA
- a CDS encoding Bax inhibitor-1/YccA family protein: MSLYDRDCSNSKTQEFEGYARSDLSIFIKQTYQLFAASLLAATAGAYVGIYALAHLFAQSQATFWILFIVEIGLLFALQWKKREAPLNLILLFGFTFCSGLTLTPLLYSVLAMPSGADIIAQAFALTTVAFGALSVFAMNTKRDFTMMGKMLFVALIVLVVASLINLLFQSSILSLAISGIGAILFSFYILYDTQNIIRGNYETPIEGAVALYLDFVNLFISLLNILRSFNNR, translated from the coding sequence ATGAGTCTTTATGATAGAGATTGCTCAAACTCTAAAACTCAAGAATTTGAAGGTTATGCTAGAAGTGATTTGAGTATTTTTATAAAACAAACTTATCAGCTTTTTGCTGCTTCATTGTTGGCTGCAACTGCTGGAGCATATGTGGGAATTTATGCATTAGCTCATCTTTTTGCACAATCTCAAGCAACTTTTTGGATTTTATTTATTGTTGAAATTGGTTTATTGTTTGCATTACAATGGAAAAAAAGAGAAGCTCCTTTAAATCTTATATTACTTTTTGGATTTACTTTTTGTTCTGGGCTTACTTTAACACCTCTTTTATATTCAGTATTAGCGATGCCAAGCGGAGCTGATATCATAGCTCAAGCCTTTGCTTTAACAACAGTAGCTTTTGGAGCACTAAGTGTATTTGCAATGAATACAAAAAGAGATTTTACTATGATGGGTAAAATGCTATTTGTAGCTTTAATTGTGCTTGTAGTAGCTTCTTTAATCAATCTACTTTTTCAAAGTTCAATTTTAAGCTTAGCTATATCAGGAATTGGAGCGATACTGTTTTCATTCTATATTCTTTATGATACGCAAAATATTATAAGAGGAAATTATGAGACACCTATAGAAGGCGCTGTTGCTCTTTATCTTGATTTTGTTAATCTTTTTATTTCTCTTCTTAATATTCTAAGAAGCTTCAATAATAGATAA
- the secG gene encoding preprotein translocase subunit SecG yields the protein MTTLLIILQFAIVVIICIAVLLQKSSSIGLGAYSGSNESLFGAKGPAGFLAKFTFIMGVLLIANTIALSYMYNNSSSDSLATKAEQILPKAPEVNASVPMAPITQEVETNTSK from the coding sequence ATGACTACTCTTTTGATTATTTTACAATTTGCTATTGTTGTTATTATTTGTATTGCTGTTTTATTACAAAAAAGCTCTAGCATAGGACTTGGGGCATATAGTGGGAGTAATGAAAGTTTATTTGGAGCAAAAGGTCCTGCAGGATTTTTAGCTAAATTTACTTTTATTATGGGTGTATTACTTATTGCAAATACTATTGCACTAAGCTATATGTATAACAATTCTAGTTCAGATTCTTTAGCTACAAAAGCTGAACAAATTTTACCAAAAGCACCAGAAGTAAATGCAAGTGTACCTATGGCACCTATTACCCAAGAAGTAGAAACAAACACTAGCAAATAA
- the frr gene encoding ribosome recycling factor, producing MLNEIYTKQKQQSDKSLESLKKDFTTIRTGKVNINILDHVHVDYYGSATPLNQVATVLATDASTISITPWEKTMLKTIESAIAAANIGVNPNNDGESVKLFFPPMTREQREENAKSAKAMGEKAKVAIRNIRKDANDGIKKLEKDKAVSEDEAKKAYDEVQKLTDNYTAKIDELVKNKEAELLKV from the coding sequence ATGCTAAATGAAATTTATACTAAACAAAAACAACAATCAGACAAAAGCTTAGAAAGTTTAAAAAAAGATTTTACAACCATTAGAACTGGGAAAGTAAATATCAATATCTTAGATCATGTTCATGTTGATTATTATGGTAGTGCAACTCCTTTAAATCAAGTAGCAACAGTCTTAGCAACAGATGCTTCAACCATAAGCATAACCCCATGGGAAAAAACCATGCTAAAAACAATAGAAAGCGCAATTGCTGCTGCAAATATAGGGGTAAATCCAAATAATGATGGAGAGAGTGTAAAATTATTCTTTCCACCTATGACAAGAGAACAAAGAGAAGAAAATGCTAAAAGCGCAAAAGCCATGGGAGAGAAAGCAAAAGTAGCTATAAGAAATATCAGAAAAGATGCAAACGATGGTATTAAAAAACTTGAAAAAGATAAAGCCGTTTCTGAAGATGAAGCAAAAAAAGCTTACGATGAAGTTCAAAAACTAACCGATAACTACACGGCTAAAATCGATGAATTAGTAAAAAATAAAGAAGCAGAACTTTTAAAGGTCTAA
- the pyrE gene encoding orotate phosphoribosyltransferase: MNLEQIYKDCGAYLQGHFLLSSGKHSEFYLQSAKVLENPKLAGKLCNELAKIIASYNITFDSICSPALGGILAGYELARACDKRFIFTERVEGIMTLRRGFEVKQGEKFIICEDIITTGGSALESAKIIESLGGKVVGFAALANRGFCSVKNLNNPRKENAKLPEDLPLFALGNFEFEIYESNNCPLCINGSKAIKPGSRGN; encoded by the coding sequence ATGAATTTAGAACAAATTTACAAAGATTGTGGTGCTTATCTGCAAGGGCATTTTTTACTAAGCTCAGGTAAGCATTCTGAATTTTATCTTCAAAGTGCTAAAGTTTTAGAAAATCCAAAACTTGCTGGAAAATTATGCAATGAATTAGCTAAAATCATTGCAAGTTATAACATTACTTTTGATAGTATTTGCTCTCCTGCTCTTGGTGGAATTTTAGCAGGATATGAGCTTGCAAGAGCTTGTGATAAACGCTTTATATTTACCGAACGCGTAGAAGGTATAATGACTCTTAGACGCGGATTTGAAGTAAAACAAGGTGAAAAATTTATAATTTGCGAAGATATTATAACCACAGGTGGTTCCGCATTAGAAAGTGCTAAGATTATTGAAAGTTTAGGTGGAAAAGTTGTCGGCTTTGCAGCGTTAGCAAATCGTGGATTTTGTTCTGTTAAAAATTTAAATAACCCTAGAAAAGAAAATGCTAAATTACCTGAAGATTTGCCTCTTTTTGCACTAGGAAATTTTGAATTTGAAATTTATGAAAGCAATAATTGCCCATTATGTATAAATGGAAGCAAAGCTATTAAACCAGGTAGTCGTGGTAATTAA
- a CDS encoding RDD family protein, protein MKAKAKIASRFLRFKAFLIDMFLLYVPILYLFYFALGSKEAFLNNQFIIFLCPLLFGFLQALFLTKSAQSPGLKAYDLYLINIKTGKKLNFFQIIFRYIIFIVSFGLLIGFIVSFLRKDTLTLHDVLSQSTIVVKVKNE, encoded by the coding sequence ATGAAAGCAAAGGCAAAAATAGCCTCTCGTTTTTTAAGGTTTAAGGCTTTTTTAATAGACATGTTTTTGCTTTATGTGCCTATTTTATATTTATTTTATTTTGCTTTAGGCTCAAAAGAAGCTTTTTTAAATAATCAATTTATCATATTTTTATGTCCTTTGCTTTTTGGATTTTTACAAGCTTTATTTTTAACAAAATCAGCTCAAAGCCCTGGATTAAAAGCTTATGATTTATATTTAATCAATATAAAAACTGGAAAAAAGTTGAATTTTTTCCAAATTATTTTTAGATATATTATATTTATAGTCAGCTTTGGCTTGCTTATAGGCTTTATAGTAAGTTTTTTAAGAAAAGACACACTCACTTTGCATGATGTATTAAGTCAAAGCACTATTGTCGTAAAGGTAAAAAATGAATAG